The Hordeum vulgare subsp. vulgare chromosome 7H, MorexV3_pseudomolecules_assembly, whole genome shotgun sequence DNA window AGCTAGCCATTTAGTTCTTGCCTTCTTCGAGATATCCCTGCGGAGCACGAATGTGTTACCTCTTACCTGTAATTTCAGCTGGCGAGCGTGAGGATGCTGCCGTGGGCAAAGGCGCACCTGAACCCGGCCGGGCAGGCGCTCATCATCTCCACCGTCGCCGGGATGGCCTATTTCATCGTCGCCGACAAGACAATCGTCTCCATGGCCAGGAAGCACTCCTTTGACAACGCCCCGCCACACCTCAAGAACACCTCCTTCCACTAATTAGGCTGTAGATCAAATAATGCGCAGCAAGTTCTATACGCCTCCCCGAACTTGTCTGCTGAAATTGGGGCGATCAGGCGAGGCCATGCTTGCAGTGCGATGTTTACTGCGAGCAAGCACTAATTATCTTATCATGTATGAAATGAAATAATGTTGCCAACTTCTCCATCTTAGTACCTTTCCAGAGATCTTGAGTTAATAACAGCTAGTTTTTAATTTTGTACGACCCTGGTTCATGTGCCATGACTCGTCTTTTCCTTATGGCGCTTACTAGTTGACATGCGTCAGAGCATTGCAAAATGCCGAGATAACACTGTAGTACTAGTTCACTCTTTTGATCCCCAGCTCCTCCCCTGTTCTGTTCCGAAATGCACGTAATGACGATCATGATACATTAGCTCATACGATTAATCTTTTCTCTCACTATTTCCACTACCCGCGTCTCCGCGTAACCGTCGACCGCGGGCGTGCTCCCTCAATTTCAAAAGTTACGAAAAATCTGTCCCACCTTGTATCCCGAATGGATCCCGTGTACACGTCGTATGACAAAGCATGCCGAATGATCTTTTCGCACGATCCCCTACGGAATCCCGATCAGTCCGGAAATTGATGACGACGACCTGATCGTCCTTACCTCGACACGAGTTAAGATCTGTCCCAACTCACCGATTGAGCACGCGGAGTACAAAGCTCTCGTCCATCGAACTCATGGGATCTATCTTTCCAAAAGATAATCTGTCACTGCCGACTGCTGAAGTACCTGTATGGCTGGACAGTCGAAATTGGTCACTCTTAAATCCGTGGAGGTTTGCCGAGGGTCCGAATGACGCAGCCCCGAGCTACATCCCAAGAATCTTCAAAGCGTCGGAGACATTGAAGGAAGTCATTCAGTCGATCTGCAAAACCTCAATTGATTCGGGGGCTACTGCTcgtgttgtacattaggggtaggcctacggacctgcCTCTTTGGGCCTACCTAGGACCCTTACGGACATTAGTATCCTTAAAGTCACCAAGGCTGCCTCGACCTCACTCGGTTCAGCAACCGTCACTCGGTCTGCCTGGAGTCACTCGGATCCTCTCGTGCGAGTCGGATACATCTTGACACTCGGACCTCAGCGAGGAAAAGGCACCGAAGAGGCTGCAAACGGCTAAGGACTTAACCCATCGCATGAAGAGCAGTGAAGACTCACGTTACTAGTAACGCCGATAATTAAAGCTGTCGTTTCTAGTAACTTTTTCGTTTATTTGCATTAAttgccttgtaatgaagctcggccGGTCATGGTATGCACTATATAAGCCACTTCTCGCTCTAGCTCAAGGGTTCAACACTttgtaatcttttacaccccataagaaaataccagcctcagggctcgagacgtaTGGCTGTTACCACTTTCGAGTGGGGTctaaactcgtacatccgagtgcatCCACTGCGTCTAGTTAGACTTTGCCCCTTCATTCATACCCTTAGGTACTATTGTTagggtcattcccacgacacTAGGAGATGGCCCACAAAGGCAGACAAAATCGCTATTCTAACCTTCTCAGCGATTTTTGTCACAATCTGAACTTGATATAAAAGTATTTCACGTTCTGATCTTTTTGGCAACATCATAGCCCGTGACGTTACTGCCCGACATAGAAATCCGAGCTAGATAGCATTTTTGCTCTGGTCCACTGCCATGACGAGTACGCGTAGGTAACAGGTTAGAAACGCCGAGCTAGATCTCGTTTCTGgaaacgtcactgaccctggcgtTTCTatgtagggcagcaacgccaaAAGCCTTGACGTTTCTATGTTGTTTTGAAACGCAAGGCCTTTGACGTTGCCGCCCTATATAGAAACGGGGTCTAGCTCGACGTTTCTGGCTTGTCACATACGCATGGTCGGCCTGACAGTGGACAAGGGCAGAAACGCTATCTAGCTTGGCGTTTCTATGTTGGATTGACTATGATGTTATCAAAAAGATTAGATCATAAAACACTTTTATGTTGAGTTCAGTTTGTGACAAAGATTAATAAAAATGTTAAAACAGTGATTTCGGCCGAAGCGAGACGCATACACGCGCTGCTTAACATGTCAGTCCCGTTGACTAGCTGCACCAAACTACTGTCGACCTCCTTAAACATTCGGTAGGACGGCATGTCAGTCCCGATGGCTAGCTGCAACCGACACGTCTTTGTGTGCATGTAGGAGTATTATGCCAAGTCGTAACAGAGCGACAGATAATCATGGGAACTCTCTAATCACAAACACCATGCCACACACAGGAGAATACACCAACCAACAGAGACGACGTAAAGAATTGCAACAGACCTGACCATCTCATTTACCAACCAACAGGGACTACGTAGTAGGATTAGTGCACCACACTGCCCTCTTGTCTTGATGCGTCTCCTCCCCTCTACATATTTACTACTGCAGCACCCTCTACAACTTTAATGGAAATGCGTAGTTCGCTGATTGGTGTGAACTTTCGGTGGTACAAGAACGTCGATTCAAATTTATTATGTTTGCGTGCTTAATAAAACCAAGTCATACTAGAAAGCATTTTATAATTTTAATATTTTTAAACAACCATAGCATGCCCCACATACCAGGACAGCTGGGGTATACCGCAAGATCGAAGTGGCCCGACACacaaaattgctagtgagttgtgtTAAAGTAGAACAAGATTGATTGAAAGTAAATGAACGATAAGTCTTTGTTTTTATTGAtactcaagtatatatacatctcgAAAAGATGAAAATAAAGGGTGTTTGTTCGGAGACATCCGTCCAAAACAGATGCCTAttgacaataaagagagagaagggacatAACTCTTCGGGGTTGGACACACCTTTCGCTAATGATGATCCATTAATTAGCATGTGCTAATTAAAAATAGACATGTGATAATTTATTCCTAACACCCCCTTATACAACACCGCTTCCTGATCACCACTAAAGGCTTCTTGAACATCACTGAAGGTGTCTTGTATATTCATCTTCCATCTTGATAAATCCTTTGTACAATCTTGAGTCTTCCCAAAAACCTTAtggaaaaaatatgaggagaatggtGCTGATATGTTGCTAAAATTTCTTTAAACCTGATGGGTAAAAAATAAGGAGAATATGATGCAACATATTATGATTAGTATCTCCTTGATAACACATATGAGGAAAACCTTTGAACAAGGAGAAAACTTATTTGTGAGTTTGGAGACCAATAAATGTTCATTGTATACTTTCGTTTAAAAAAACCCAAGTGAGAAAAATAGAAATTATTGCATATGTTGCCTTgttaaaaccttttatgagaaacttcaAGAGAAATCACATAAGGGAAAAGAGTGTGATCTGATATGCCATTGGAAACTCCTTTAAAATGcagtgggaaaaatataaggagaaaataaTATGACATATCATAATAATTGTCTCTTTAACTCAATATTATAAAATCCATACAGTTTAGAGGACAATAAATATGTTGTGTATACATCCCTAAAAACCCCAGTTGGGGAAAACAAAAAATATGacatatgatttcatgttgatattacctcatgAAAAATCTTTATGAGAACATGTACAGTAAACTCATGCAGGGAAAAATATTATAATATGATGCTCTGAACATGAAAAATTCAGGAAGATACTCCCCTAATTCTTGCAAATTCCGAAGCCGTCACATACCAATTCAGTGAACATATTTCTAGAATGTAGAAGTTGGTAGAGACTTGgtgaacaaatcagccacatgaTTTGAATTGCAATATATGAAATATAGAGATATTGCTTATTATGTAACATGTTTGCATCCGGGGAACACAAGCAACATTatctttgagataatggttggtggatGTAGCTAATAAGATTTGTTTTGAAGACTTTCATGGGATGGCTACGACACCTAGTAGGAACACATAGCTTGTCTACGATCTAACATGGTAGGGATCTAATCAACGTATCCAATAATATCGGGTGTCCAGATTTCTCTAAAACTGAAAGATTAGGACAAGATGTTTGATGCCTTGGAGATATGAAAATATATTCTTGAGTCCCAACCAATTATGTTTGGTGGGTCCAATGGCACTAGGATATGGAACTTTAGGTCCTAAAATCTTGTTTCCATCTCCTCGCAGTCTAAATGAAATtttctctacgtctagagaaCGAATAACCATGGAAATTATGGATGGGTAAGACATCCCCACAATCTATTTTGTCTAGTATAATCTAGATAATGACGACATGTGTACCATAATGTATGAGTGAATGTGCGAGAGGTTTTACCCAAAttcttcatctcaaattccgtcATTTGGATGATCACATGATTCGTCATTGCAGGATTAATCCTTGTATATGACGAGCATTATGGTAATCCACtagaagaaatatgtcaactagcgACCTTCTAGCAATGACGCAAGTagaaatggtcgtaaatctacgaccatttgagaccaattggttgTAAgatgtccggaggggtcctaaccctaaaaactaacgaccattttcatcagaaatgTCATAACTTCCTTACTAGAAATTGTCGTAAAGCGGACAGCACCGGCCACCTCTTGTTACTAATTAGTTCGAATGCATTAGGATGGTTAGGCAACAACCTCAGTTTACCTGTCATTTTTGCTTACTTCTTGTTAAACAAAGATCACACACTGACAGGTGGGACCCATTTGACAGCAGAAGCACACGCGAGCGCAAAATTCGTTGGGTAATTTTTTTTACCCGAGcgtggactcgaacccacgaccactgGGTTGTGGCTGCTTGTTGACTACCACTGGGCTAGAGAGGGATTGCTGCCCATCTACCGAAATGACTGTATATTATATAAAACTGCGGTTGTCTCTTGCCAAATCTAAGTCATTGACAAGTGGGACCTATTCCGAGGATAGGACAGAGCCAACACTTAGCCAAAATTTCTAGGTCTTCCACGACAAGTGAGACGGCGGAGGCGATGACGGGGGCAACTAGCGCTGGAGGGGGTGAGGGCGGGGGCCAGCAGCGGAAGCAACCGCCTGGGGCGGGGGCGCCGAACGGCGATGGTGGTGTCGGGGCCGCTCACCTTGACCCAactaagcaggtgtcggtcaacagcgtgtgtagacgagtcgtagcaagctacaaggactccattacaccgcgtgacatttccccgaggggacagatacaacagcaaagaaggatacacgccggtcaatcaatgtgtccgaagaagtagcaagctaccaaggctcggtggaagcacaaagaggcatttcgctGTAAAgattactactaaaggcacacaactaggtgtcgaatcccacacataccaatgcatttcaaacatacacacaatatgcatgatatgtgtagatacaacaataGCATCACATCATAACTCTACGACTCATCAATTATTTAAtaggctccgaagagccaacatagtataatgttacaaacagaggggtcacatgacccaacattcagagcatacaagcatcaagcggaagttacatgtctgggtatagacatctattaaaagcggctggaagagcctgaaaagctacaacaaccctaccataggagccagaccactatctgggttcccaagctaatccatcgatgttaacgtcaacaGGAAAACGTAGAGAGAACAACGTCTATCTgtgcaaaaatgaaaataaggaacagtgagtatgaaggtactcaacaagacttacatcagagttaactacatatgcatcatgcatcaatgaacggggttgtggggtttactgcagaaaagccagctttgacctttggctaacctaaactACAACAATGTTTTATACCTCTCTTGTCTCCCTACGAGagggcgcacacgagtccacatatccaccacatcaatacaccaccatggatcctctctcgtcatcctatgagaaggccatccatagcactcactcttatctggaccattttaaagtacccgttaaagttatctatgaaccatgtaagtatccaagtagtccatatccaaggaTAATTACCCTgctggggtgtacttcgtcacacatgctcccgccaattatcgccatgtgcacataaaacaagcacctcagcaaccttcaagcggaagtccagcgagggagtcagccacggacGTTAACCCACAATGACTCACGCACaaggcagtcgcctatctgagttggaacccatgatggaagtccggccggggtttccaacatgtcctcaaacgatgtgagcagggccccaagccggtaatgattgggccgttcatccacttagcaggtcgTGCCATAATCTATGAatgtttcgaactactgcgactcctggactgagaatagagtagttaataggccgagaggggtcgagttaccggaacccaatgtgcggtagtatctagtcttggaacaccaacacaagatctcaggtcctaagtgcGGTATCAAtgtgacaacccgccatgtactcctacatggactctcatcactacctttaccaaaacggtTTCACATACTTAACTCTCATCAGTAGGATATGgtcattccaattcatcatccagatgatgagaccaactcaactctaagcatagcaagcatatcagggtaatggcacaacatggctcaagcatctaccaggtatgctaggtttcttggtttagctatttactttgacaaagacatgtcatgcaaaggaatgtgtTATCTATCATAACATAAGTAGTAGTTGAATCTTTATGTCCTAATACATAAGGGGTTTGCTTTcctgttgatcagaagaactcagctgttcttcgatgtcggtgataactacatctcgcaaggtctatcaacaagatcaacaaagaacaaattaagcacgacaaatgcttcacaatgatgcatgagcatggcatgttaaAATGATGCTGGttttatctaatgcaagtgatcacaagttaattggggtttgtttgatcaatatagatcaaTTCTAAACTCCAAATATAAGCATTTATATGCCTATTTTGTAATTGTCCTATTCAGCTAGTTCaaattgttcaaacatgcatgaatatggtaccattggattccttacatttttctaataatttttcatatataaattattttcatccgagttataatttaatttctatgaatttttgaagtttctaCTAATTTCTGGATTTATTTTAAACTCTGAAATGAATTACTGCATCAGCACTGACGTCATCAGGTCAAACCAgccgggccaggtcaaacctgaccagtgggggccactggtcagtgaccctggGCTAAACCCGAGTTGACCTGCCCCTAATTGGGGTGtgacccacgcgtggggccctgTGTCAGTGGCTGTGGGGTGCTAGTTAGGCACTAATGGCCGTGCCACGTCGGCGCTCGCCGGaaactggccggcggcgaccaaaccgCGGCGGAGGACTCGACGGAGTTGGCTACAATCACGCTCCAAGGGGCCATTGTCCgcgcggtttgcggctacgcgaAGCTGGCGAAGCGACCGATCTAGCAGGGGCAACGGCTGGTCATGGGGGCGccggtggaggcacgcggcggcccGAGTTTGGCATCGATGGGGAGCGGTGCCAGGGCGCGGGAAAAAGAGGGAAATAGAGGCGAAATGCTCCGCAGCTCACCACGGAACTGATGGGAGAAACGCCGACGGAAGGGGAGCTCGGGGCAGGCCGAATCGACGGCGGCGGGGTCCGGTGGTCGGAGTTGggaacggcggcggcgagggcgatACAGCGGGCTTCGGCTCAATTCCTTCGGCGGGGAGGAGCAGCtcgtcgatgcggggaagggagCAGGTCAGGGTGGTGTTGCTGTGTCCGGAGGGGCGCCGGTGACCTCAAGCCCGAGCTCGTCAATGGCGGAGGAGAGAAAGAGGGATGAGCAGGGGAGAAAGGGGAAAATgaagagagggggaggagataAGAGAGAGGGGGTCGTGCTGGTGTCGTGGAGGCGAGGAGGAgctccacggcgaagcaggaggtggctgccgtGCTCGCCTTCTCCTTTGCCTATTGGCAGGAGGAGGAATACGACAGGGGTGGCTGGAGTGGGCTGGGCGTGCCACTTAGGCGCGAGGTAAGCTTCTGCTCCCTTTTCAGTTTTTGTATCTTTTCTGTTTCTGCCGTTTGTGTTTAGGCTTTAAATAAATTATTTAGCCATTTTATAAAACCCTGAAAAATATATTAGGTGGCATAATATAAATATCTAATGCCACACATTTATTTTCAGGAATTatggaactatattttatatagAGATAATATAATTCCACTCCAAATATTTGCTTGATTAAATCAAAAGTCCAACACAAAATGTTTCTGTGACCTAAAATATTAGTTGACATTTTTATATCATGCCAATATTTTAATAAAATATTcggaacattttcttggatcattttatagcaatttttatattgcttatttcccaaaatttggttcctgaggcttgatcacttccccatttcaaattcaatgcaatttgaattcAGCTTGGCAAGTAAAGTAAAACTAggactgtgacaactcacccccactaaacaagaatctcgtcctgagattcaggcgtagtcgggaagagatcGGGGTACTCAAGCCGAAGACGATCTTCGCGCTCCCACGTTGCTTCATCctcggaatgatgagaccactgaaccttgagaaacttgatgttgcgaTGTCGAGTGCTTCGCTCGCTTTCATCAAGAATACGAACGggatattctcgatatgaaatGTCATCtttgagatcaagcgtttcgtggtccacttcgcggataggatccttgaagtaACACCTGAGTTGAGAAaagtggaacacatcatgaactttggaaagttgCGGAggtagttccaattggtaggcaacctctcctcgtttagcgagaatgcgaaaaggaccaatgtaacgaggagccaatttgcctttgataccgaaacgatgggtaaccttgagaggtgaaacccgaagttaagccttctcgtcaacttcataacttacttcGTAATGACGACGGTCATAttgactcttttgacgagattaggCGGTTTTTAAATTCTCAGGAatgatgcgaacttgctcttctgcctcctggatcatatccggtccaaagTATTGTCTTTCACCGGTTTCTGACTAGTTTAATGGCATTCGACATCCTCTTCCATACAGAACTTCGAAAGGAGTTTTGCCCAGACTAGACTGGAAAATGATGTTATAAGCAAACTCGGCGAATGGAATACATTTCTCCGAGTTCATTCCGAATGAGATAACACACGCTCTGAGCATATCCtcgagaatttgattgactctttctacttgaccacttgactgagggtgataagaaGTGCTAAAGGAGAGAAGAGTTCCCATAGCATTTTGGAAACTTTCCTAAAATAGAGAGGTGAAAAGACTTCCATGGTCTGAATTGatttccagaggaacaccatgaagagaaactattcgaTAAATACATAGGTCTGCTAACTGACTAGCAGTTATACTCTCTcgaactggaaggaaatgagcaaaTTTTGAAAGACGATCGATGACCACGAAGATGGCATCAATCCCTTTCTTAGTCTTTGGAaagccggtgatgaaatccacaccgaccttgtcccatttccacttAGGAATAGCCAAGGGCTGAagagtgccagcaggcctttgatgttctgccttaacgcgacgacaaacgtcacagttagcaataaattgagcgatttctctcttcattcgggtccaccagaacctctggcgtaggtcctgatacatcttagtactaccgggatgaatcgtgagaggatattcatgagcttccttaaggatcaattctcACAGTTGTTGCTTCTTGGGAACAACCAAACGATTCTCAAAAAATGCAACACCTTTATCATTTACTAGGAAACGACCAGCATTGTTAATATAGTTTTTTGGTGATGATAAACTATGTCATGCGAACTCGATGATCTTTTGAGTATTGATAGATGTCCGTTTGCCGCAAATCTTGTGTCCGTTTCCTTTCGATTTTATTTTCCGATCACGTAGATTATTTCGACATGCATGTGTAGTATGGATATAGGACGCCAGAATGAGACATGTGGATGTTTTTTTTCGGAAAAGCAGGTTCAAACCCcctgcctctgcatcaatcgatgcatacggccatttttattaattattcaacataggtctaacaagaacatacatcaaaccatccgaAGCTACCACTCACACCTAagaaactcgataatgtggagtgctctcattccccatatctaaaaccggtgccGTCATTGATCCATCCACATATCGTATCGGAACCCACAGCCGGTGCAACAGACATAAAGCGGAAACCACATGCACATGTTTTAGatgccgccatcatcatcaggccgctgacccatcttcaggagagagaaCAGTATCATCCTTGACAGTCCATCCATCCGCGACGCCACCATGGCTTGTCAGTCCAGACGCGAAGATTCtggaagatctgtcgtgcgtagcacctgccgaccagGCATGACATAGCGTAGTACCTGTCGACCACGCAAGACTTGACATCTTCACTGAAAGCTCCGTGCAAGAtgatcgacgccaccacggcgccaaaCAGCGCCACCGCCCTAGGCTCATTCGTCCAGAcacgaagattctggaagaactgtcgtgcgtagcacctaccaaccaggcatgactccgcgtagcacctgtcggccaggcatgacttaaCAGTTCCAACAAATCTTCGAgccagacgaagccgctccatctCCTGCCTCTGTCATCTAGCCTTGCTCCACAaaggatgctcccaagagagatacgacaccgcagtaccgccatcgtccgatctggaaagtcagatcttagggtttcccccgaagcagtgcccaccactacaaggaatatgctaatacacgacgctattttttcgtcgctacatcgtcacggtttttaatttacgacgatctcacgacgaaaaaccaagcgtcgaaaacggagcgtcagaaatgaagagcatcgacgttttgatcaaaatcgtcgtaacttttacgacgatgcctctatcgtcgtaacctttacgacgatcctaaatcggcgttggcaatcaaacccagtcctacgtggcagtcctacgtggcaaaattacgacgaaatcaaaacatcatggttgaaatcagcccaacccatttcaattgatcacatgggctgattttatttttttgggc harbors:
- the LOC123412184 gene encoding early nodulin-93-like, whose amino-acid sequence is MSTVTRAYLDQRLAAAKRCSREAAMAGAKAAAVATVAAAVPTLASVRMLPWAKAHLNPAGQALIISTVAGMAYFIVADKTIVSMARKHSFDNAPPHLKNTSFH